A stretch of the Candidatus Zixiibacteriota bacterium genome encodes the following:
- a CDS encoding transposase — MPVTRINITGPAAAFVTTTVVKWVPVFKSDKAATEVIVQLKETANLFNVAILGYVIMPSHVHLLLGFRDITILSKFMQAFKSLISRRIKKLDLGKFKNVLYQKDRFNLWIRRFDDLIIHSEKAI; from the coding sequence ATGCCGGTAACAAGAATAAATATCACAGGTCCCGCCGCAGCGTTCGTGACGACAACCGTAGTTAAATGGGTTCCCGTATTCAAATCGGATAAAGCCGCGACTGAAGTTATTGTGCAACTTAAAGAAACAGCAAATCTCTTCAATGTCGCTATTCTTGGTTATGTGATTATGCCATCCCATGTACATCTGCTTTTGGGATTTCGCGATATAACAATCCTATCAAAATTTATGCAAGCTTTTAAGAGTTTGATTTCCAGAAGAATAAAAAAACTTGACCTTGGTAAATTCAAGAATGTATTATATCAAAAAGATAGATTTAACCTTTGGATACGTAGATTTGATGATTTGATTATTCACTCGGAAAAAGCAATTTAA